The Atribacter laminatus genome contains the following window.
CCTGGCATGTCGGCGGTAACTAGAATAAATTCTTCTCTGGACAAAGCTTCCACGGTTTCCTCAACTGTAGCAAAAGAATCTAATACGTATTGAGCCCATGCTGCTAAGCATAAACCCGGTTTTTGACCATCCCACTCAGGGTATACCGATTCGGCTAACCACAGCACGTTGGCTACTAAGCCTTCCTCATTCATACCATCGGTAGTGGAGATATCGTATCCAGTTGCAATAACACTCCCATACTTAGAAGTCCATTTAAAAGAATTGGGTCCCACTCTTCCTTCTTGTTCCATTTCTCTTGGGAAGATCCAGAGATTGGTTCCAATGTCTTCTGTCCAATCCATAGTCCGGCCGGTGATTACCGTTCCTTCCAGTCCATGGTAGAGCACTCTGCTGCAGGCATTGGCTGAGGGATTGGCTAATAATAAAATCATTAAAAAGAATATTACTAACAATAACAACCGATTTTTACTTTTCATGATAGCCTCCTAATAAATTTGTGATTAGTGAGGAATGAAAGGTGGATGTTACAATTATACCCCAATTCTCATTTTCTTCCTTTTGATTCCTAACTTTTTAAAAGATAGGATTTTCACGTCGCACAATAAGCTCCTTAGAATAACAAATTAAGCAATGTGATTGCCATGTCGTCCAACCAAAGAACAGTTAAGCTACTTGTAGTGAAGTTTTTAATAAAAAGTATTTTTAATCATCATATGGCGCCACAACATGGTATGAGGATCTATCCAGGAATCAACGAAATTTCATTAATGTTCTTAAATTAAATCATTTATAAGTTTGATAAAGAAAAATCAGCTTTTCTATATTAATTTTTAATCAAGAAAGACCGATATATTATGAAATAACGAGATGCAAACAGGAGGATCCCAAGTTGAAGAGATTTATGGTGGTAATAATTGTTATTTGTACGCTGTATTTATTAACAGTCAATTTACTGGCAGATGAACAGCAGGATAAATTTCAGGCACCAGAGTCAGAAGATTTTAGCAGTCTGACTTGGAGCGAAGCATTTGATAAACTCCATACCAAGTTTTCTCGTGAATATGGGTTTATGGACTGGAAGAAGATTGATTGGCCAGCTCTTTATAACCAATTCAAACCCCGAATAAACCAATCCCAGGAATCGAATGATTTCACAGCTTATTACCTCACCTTAAGAGAATATGTCCATTCTATTCCTGATGGGCATGTTCATATGAATTCTTTATCGGAAATTGATAACCGTTATATTGGAGGTGGTTTCGGATTTTCGATTGTGAAATTAACCGATGGAAAGATAGTGGTTATTTGGATTGATGAAAGCAGTGAGGCTTATACTCAAAGGATGAGGACAGGAGCAGAATTGGTAGAATGGAATGGTTGTCCGGTTCAAGCAGTTTTGAATGAAGTGTCAACCATTTTTTACAACAACTCGGCTACCGACGAGGATAGTATGAACCAAAGGGTGAGATATCTCACCCGGGCTCCAATTGGTACCAAACTATCTCTTTCGTTCAAAAATTTGAATGATGAAAAAATAATCAAGGCAAAACTGGTTGCTTATGATGATCATGGTGAATCTTTAAAAAAGACCTATCCTGCAACGATGGTTTCCGATGGATTAAGAGAATTGATCTTGGGGGTAGAGAATCCCCAGAATCCACCAGAATCGATGGTAGAGAAGAAAATGCTGGATGGAAATATTGGCTATTTAAAGATCTGGGGTTTGCTCGATGCTGATTTAACGGATTCAGGTGAAATTGTTTCAACATTGGGCTTATTTAAAGTAGCTATTGAGGAATTTAATCAAAAGAAGGTTAAAGGCTTAATAATCGATATCCGTAATAATGTAGGTGGTTTAGATTCGATGGTAGCGGATATGTTGGCTTCATTTTATACCGAAAAAACCTTTTATGAATACCAAAGTTGCTACAATGTTCTTTCCGGCTCCTGGGAAATACGTCCTGATGAAACACGAGAAGTTAATCCTGCTGATCCGGGTTTATACATCGAACCAGACGAACCCTTCTTCGGTGGTCCCATAGTGGTAATTATTAATTCAAAATGTATCAGCTCAGGGGAAGGCTTGGCGATGGGAATTACAAATTTACCCAATGGTGAAGCACTGGGCTTTTACGGAACCAATGGATCGTTTGGTTTGGTGGGGAGTGGGGCACAAATGCCCGGAGGAATTGAAATTCGTTGGCCTTATGGACAATCTCTCGATAAAGATCGGCAAGTACAGATAGACAGCCGTGGTGGAATTGGTGGAGTTGTTCCTTCGATTCGCATCCCGATGACTCTCGAGAATGCCTTACGCATAGCTCAAGGTGAAGATGTAGAGTTGGAACAGGCTATTGAATTTATTAAGAATTTATAATTATCAACAACCCAATCCGTTATTTTGAAGATTCTACGAATTAAAGGCACACCTCCTCAACAGGTGAATTCATTTGAGGATATTTTCAGGATAAACCATCATGCTGCATAACATCGCCAAATAACAATGAAAATATTTATATACCGATCAATTTCCCCCTTTAGTAAAAGGGGGTTAGGGGGATTTGAATTTTTGGAAACCAATCGAATACCTCTAATCTCCCTTTGTCCAAAGGGAGAGGAATTAATAAAAATTGAACTCATGAGATTGCCACGTCACTTCGTTCCTCGCAACGACGAGTCAGAGTTCCTTCTTTCTTGATGGGAGAAGGTTAGGATGAGAGCGAAAGCCCACGATGAGGTTCTGGTTAGTTGCTCTAAAAGAATTACCTTAAAAAACGTTCCGGTATTTTCAGGATATAAAATAATAAAGTTGCCAAAATTTCAAGATAAAAATTTTGGAGGCAATGATTGATATCCCATAATACTTGCAGCTTGGCTAATTGATTGCATTCCTTCGAGTATCAGTTGCTTGGATGTACCATGTGCTAGAAGTTTGCCGTGGATATCCTTAATTGTCGCCTCAGATAAACAAATGCTACGCCCGACCTTGATCTGTTTCCCTTCCACGACTAACTTTCCTTCTTTGGCAGAAGATAAATTGTCCACCTTAAGGTCGATGGTGATCAAACTTATATTTTCTCTTAAGTCACAATAAACTGCACAGAATGTAGCAGTATCTATCAGGGAAGCATATACTCCACCATGTGCTCCTCCGAAAGGATTGAGATGCTTCTTTCCCAGATCAACCTCAACCTTACAATAGCCTGATTGTAATTCACTGACTTTTATTGATAGGAGTTTTAAGTAAGGGCTCTGATTAATTATGTCCAGAATAACTTTTATGTGTTCAGGATTTATGGTTTTCATATCCAATTCGAGTCTCCTAGAATAGCCTTCTATTCATGTTTATTTATGGAATTATTCACTCGTCCTCATCAATAGGTACATAAACAGTCCTTTTATCTACTCCAATAACCATACTTGTTTCAACAAAGCTGATCGAAGCATTCTGCATTAATGAATCGATGATAAAATTCCTATAACTTATCATATCCTTTGCCACAATTTTAAGTAAATAATCATGGCTCCCTGTAAGGGTGTAACATTCTTGAATCTGTGGGTATTTATGAACATCTTCTAAAAATGAATGTATGGTTTTTCTGTTAAGAGGCGATAAATTGATAAAAACAAAGGCAAGGACTTCCATTCCTAATTTTTTTTCATCAACTATAGTGGCAAATTTTTTTATAATACCGGTTTCAATCAAGTTCTTTTTTCTTGCCAAACATGCTGATGGCGAAAGTCCAATTTTTTTTGATAAATTAAGATTTGATATTGAAGCATCTTCCTGTAATTCTCTTAGGATTGCTTTATCAATATGATCAAAAATTGTTGACATAACTCATTTCTCTTCCTTTATAGAAATAAATTCTGTATTATTGGCATATTACCATTATATATTCTGTATGTAAATATAATTTAAGTAGATAATTCTGAATATTCTATAAATAGAAAATTTAATTAATAATAATTGTTTGATTTTATGACTTTATTCATTTACAGATCTCATACGATCTTTTTAAATAATAAAATTATGACTGGATAAAATTATATAAATTATTGTTTGGTCTTAGATTGGTCAAGAAGGCAGATTTTCGTGTGATCCAAATTCCAAAGCTATTCAATACTTAGGATGTTTTTTAGTAAGCTAATAATGGAGGTTTGCCTTATTTCAGCAATTTTGATGAGTGAAGTTTTAATGAGTGGAACTGGAGAGAACTATATTCTAAATATCGAACAACCATGAGGTAGTTTTCTTTCATTAATTAGAGGGGTGGATATCTTTATGGTCTGTTTGATTTTGTAATTTGTTGGAAGTGGAATAAAAGAGAGTAAAAAAAAGACCACGGACTCTAACGAACCTTTTTGCCTTCATCTCACTGGGAAGGTTATTGTTATAAGCTTCCTCAGTGTTTCAGGATCAGACTTCCATTTTTCCTCTCGGAAAAACTTCGAACCTTTTTCCTTGCGGTTAAAAGTTCTTTGTTCTAATCCTCCGGTCTTAGAGTTCCTCAGAATCCGTGGTAGTTATTATATTAAATGATGCATCCTCTTTTGTCAAATTTTAGTAGTATGATGAAATGGTAATCGTTGAGCGATTTAAAAATTGGAGGGTGGGAATTTTACTCCTAATAAAAGGGAAATTGAAAACAGAATTATTTTTAGGAAATTTGGGAA
Protein-coding sequences here:
- a CDS encoding Lrp/AsnC family transcriptional regulator gives rise to the protein MSTIFDHIDKAILRELQEDASISNLNLSKKIGLSPSACLARKKNLIETGIIKKFATIVDEKKLGMEVLAFVFINLSPLNRKTIHSFLEDVHKYPQIQECYTLTGSHDYLLKIVAKDMISYRNFIIDSLMQNASISFVETSMVIGVDKRTVYVPIDEDE
- a CDS encoding PaaI family thioesterase, which codes for MKTINPEHIKVILDIINQSPYLKLLSIKVSELQSGYCKVEVDLGKKHLNPFGGAHGGVYASLIDTATFCAVYCDLRENISLITIDLKVDNLSSAKEGKLVVEGKQIKVGRSICLSEATIKDIHGKLLAHGTSKQLILEGMQSISQAASIMGYQSLPPKFLS
- a CDS encoding S41 family peptidase, with product MKRFMVVIIVICTLYLLTVNLLADEQQDKFQAPESEDFSSLTWSEAFDKLHTKFSREYGFMDWKKIDWPALYNQFKPRINQSQESNDFTAYYLTLREYVHSIPDGHVHMNSLSEIDNRYIGGGFGFSIVKLTDGKIVVIWIDESSEAYTQRMRTGAELVEWNGCPVQAVLNEVSTIFYNNSATDEDSMNQRVRYLTRAPIGTKLSLSFKNLNDEKIIKAKLVAYDDHGESLKKTYPATMVSDGLRELILGVENPQNPPESMVEKKMLDGNIGYLKIWGLLDADLTDSGEIVSTLGLFKVAIEEFNQKKVKGLIIDIRNNVGGLDSMVADMLASFYTEKTFYEYQSCYNVLSGSWEIRPDETREVNPADPGLYIEPDEPFFGGPIVVIINSKCISSGEGLAMGITNLPNGEALGFYGTNGSFGLVGSGAQMPGGIEIRWPYGQSLDKDRQVQIDSRGGIGGVVPSIRIPMTLENALRIAQGEDVELEQAIEFIKNL